A section of the Methanoregula formicica SMSP genome encodes:
- a CDS encoding NAD-dependent epimerase/dehydratase family protein yields MFDVVTGGAGFIGSHLVDALVAQGDRVVVIDSLVAGREETIAGHLRSGNVQLVKKDLLGDGWQDALTGADRVYHLAADPDVRQSAMTPDPTFQNNIVATYRVLEAMRMHSVPELVFTSTSTVYGNASVIPTPETYAPFEPVSVYGASKLACESLISAYCHSFSMRSWQFRFANIIGSRSGHGVITDFVRKLKRNPKELEILGNGKQTKSYLEVTECIRAMEFAIAHARNPVNTFNIGSEDWIDVVAIADIVTEAMGLTGVQYCFTGGELGWVGDVPKMQLSIEKLKALGWKPQLGSRESVMIAAQAAVTGQ; encoded by the coding sequence ATGTTTGATGTGGTGACAGGTGGCGCCGGGTTCATCGGCTCGCATCTGGTGGATGCCCTCGTGGCACAGGGTGACCGCGTTGTGGTGATTGATTCCCTTGTTGCCGGGCGCGAGGAAACGATTGCCGGCCATCTTCGTTCGGGAAACGTACAACTGGTTAAAAAAGACCTTCTTGGTGACGGCTGGCAGGACGCCCTCACAGGAGCGGACCGGGTGTACCATCTTGCAGCTGATCCGGATGTCCGCCAGAGTGCGATGACCCCGGACCCGACCTTCCAGAACAATATCGTCGCCACCTACCGTGTGCTCGAGGCAATGCGGATGCATTCCGTGCCGGAACTGGTCTTCACCTCCACATCAACCGTGTACGGGAATGCATCGGTCATCCCGACACCCGAGACTTACGCCCCCTTCGAACCGGTCTCGGTCTATGGCGCAAGCAAGCTTGCCTGCGAGTCGCTCATCTCGGCATACTGCCACTCGTTCTCGATGCGTTCCTGGCAGTTCCGGTTCGCCAATATCATCGGCTCGCGGAGCGGCCACGGCGTGATCACGGACTTTGTCCGGAAACTTAAAAGAAATCCAAAGGAGCTCGAGATCCTCGGGAACGGCAAGCAGACCAAGTCGTACCTTGAAGTCACGGAATGTATCCGCGCCATGGAGTTTGCCATTGCCCATGCCCGCAATCCGGTGAACACCTTCAACATCGGTTCCGAGGACTGGATCGATGTCGTAGCTATTGCCGATATCGTCACGGAAGCGATGGGCCTGACAGGCGTGCAGTACTGTTTCACGGGAGGGGAACTGGGCTGGGTTGGCGATGTGCCAAAGATGCAGCTCTCCATTGAGAAGCTCAAGGCCCTTGGTTGGAAACCGCAGCTGGGCTCCCGCGAAAGTGTCATGATAGCGGCACAGGCTGCTGTGACGGGGCAGTAA